Proteins co-encoded in one Gossypium arboreum isolate Shixiya-1 chromosome 11, ASM2569848v2, whole genome shotgun sequence genomic window:
- the LOC108471345 gene encoding uncharacterized protein LOC108471345: protein MGQDSRRANEVEKDIWKPPKDDTIKINFDASFNQHTGRSVSGILARNKDGLIMAACTFPWENVPDPVMAEAIACLQAVTMAEEMGFQDVVEEDALTVIRKLKSPDDDMSNISSLIREIKGRTGRFKSLSYEYIPKEANNAAHGMARAGRQYESPQY, encoded by the coding sequence ATGGGACAGGATTCCAGACGTGCAAATGAAGTGGAGAAAGATATATGGAAACCCCCAAAAGATGatactattaaaattaattttgatgcGTCCTTTAATCAGCACACAGGGAGATCAGTATCAGGAATTTTAGCGCGAAATAAAGATGGGTTAATCATGGCTGCATGTACCTTTCCATGGGAGAATGTTCCAGACCCAGTTATGGCGGAGGCAATAGCGTGTCTACAAGCAGTCACTATGGCAGAGGAAATGGGCTTCCAAGACGTGGTGGAAGAAGACGCGTTGACTGTCATACGTAAACTTAAATCCCCTGATGATGACATGTCGAACATAAGTAGTTTAATTAGAGAAATAAAAGGGAGAACCGGTAGATTCAAAAGTTTGAGCTACGAATATATACCCAAGGAGGCTAACAACGCGGCTCATGGAATGGCGCGAGCAGGAAGACAATACGAAAGCCCCCAATACTAG